From one Nonomuraea polychroma genomic stretch:
- a CDS encoding amino acid ABC transporter permease, with protein sequence MSTVLFDEPGPKARRRIRVATVLGTLAALALAALAVRQFAANGQLDAARWQPYATWPMWRYLLDGLWSTFLAAVVAAALSMAFGLLLALGRVSPRAWVRGPAATYVEVVRTIPALLLVYVVLFALPRYGLDLPLFWKLVVPLTVSNAAAYAEIFRAGINSIERGQTEAGLAVGLTRLQTMRLIVLPQAARRVLPSLVSQSVGLLKDTSLGFVVSYGELLYSGKVLAAYNGLLIQTYLVVALIYLVVNMSLSKLARTLEARQPAGSVTLRRRTARA encoded by the coding sequence ATGAGCACCGTCCTGTTCGACGAGCCGGGGCCCAAGGCACGCCGGCGCATCCGGGTCGCCACCGTGCTCGGCACGCTGGCCGCCCTGGCGCTGGCCGCGCTGGCCGTGCGGCAGTTCGCGGCGAACGGGCAGCTCGACGCCGCCCGGTGGCAGCCGTACGCGACCTGGCCCATGTGGCGGTACCTGCTGGACGGGCTGTGGTCGACGTTCCTGGCGGCCGTCGTGGCGGCGGCGTTGTCGATGGCGTTCGGGCTGCTGCTCGCGCTGGGGCGGGTGTCGCCGCGGGCATGGGTGCGCGGCCCGGCCGCCACCTACGTCGAGGTGGTCCGGACGATCCCGGCGTTGCTGCTGGTGTACGTAGTGCTGTTCGCGCTGCCGCGGTACGGGCTCGACCTGCCGTTGTTCTGGAAGCTGGTCGTGCCGCTGACGGTGTCCAACGCGGCCGCGTACGCGGAGATCTTCCGCGCCGGGATCAACTCGATCGAGCGCGGCCAGACCGAGGCGGGCCTGGCCGTCGGCCTCACACGGCTCCAGACGATGCGGCTGATCGTGCTGCCGCAGGCCGCCCGCCGGGTGCTGCCGTCGCTCGTCAGCCAGTCCGTCGGGCTGCTCAAGGACACCTCGCTCGGCTTCGTCGTCAGCTACGGCGAGCTGCTCTACAGCGGCAAGGTCCTGGCCGCCTACAACGGCCTGCTCATCCAGACGTACCTGGTCGTCGCGCTGATCTACCTGGTGGTCAACATGTCGCTGTCCAAGCTGGCCCGCACGCTGGAGGCCCGCCAGCCCGCGGGCTCCGTCACGTTGAGAAGGAGAACCGCACGTGCCTGA